One Triticum dicoccoides isolate Atlit2015 ecotype Zavitan chromosome 5B, WEW_v2.0, whole genome shotgun sequence genomic window carries:
- the LOC119306865 gene encoding heavy metal-associated isoprenylated plant protein 3-like has protein sequence MAEGAGAKEKEKKGENGTGDEGSERANKKQQQKKEDGDGGKKKEAAPVVLGVDLHCDGCARKVVKAVKAAQGVEGVAADVAAGMVTVSGKAVDPWDIKDRVEARTHKPVAFVSPPNPPNPKKKKDGGDTTAEGKKCPAGDGKGAKAAGDDKKKNNNKEGPESTVVVKIGLHCNGCIDRIRRTAHKIEGVKEVKVDTAKEHVTVQGTMDAKALPDVLRRKLRRDVDVVPPPAPKNKDGGDKKKQQQKDGGEVAGEQQQQGQGGGGGKKKNKNKNKQGEEEAGGAAVVAEQAFPMAMMYGGVGGGGGGVVTGGWTTSYRVEMLHAPQLFSDENPNACAVM, from the exons ATGGCGGAGGGTGCCGGCGCCAAGGAGAAAGAGAAAAAGGGGGAGAATGGCACCGGCGACGAGGGGAGCGAGAGGGCGAACAAGAAGCAGCAGCAGAAGAAAGAAGACGGCGACGGTGGGAAGAAGAAAGAAGCGGCGCCCGTGGTGCTCGGGGTGGACCTGCACTGCGACGGCTGCGCCCGCAAGGTCGTCAAGGCCGTCAAGGCGGCGCAGGGTGTGGAGGGCGTGGCGGCGGACGTGGCcgccggcatggtgacggtgagcgGCAAGGCCGTCGACCCCTGGGACATCAAGGACCGCGTCGAGGCCAGGACGCACAagcccgtcgccttcgtctccccgcCCAACCCacccaaccccaagaagaagaaggacggcGGCGACACCACCGCCGAGGGCAAGAAGTGTCCGGCCGGCGACGGCAAGGGCGCCAAGGCCGCCggcgatgacaagaagaagaacaacaacaagGAG GGTCCGGAGTCGACGGTGGTGGTGAAGATCGGGCTCCACTGCAACGGCTGCATTGACCGGATCAGGCGGACCGCGCACAAGATCGAAG GCGTGAAGGAGGTGAAGGTGGACACGGCCAAGGAGCACGTGACGGTGCAGGGCACCATGGACGCCAAGGCCCTCCCCGACGTGCTCCGGCGCAAGCTCCGGAGGGACGTCGACGTCGTGCCCCCGCCAGCGCCCAAGAACAAGGACGGCGGCgacaagaagaagcagcagcagaagGACGGTGGCGAGGTCGccggggagcagcagcagcagggacaaggaggaggcggtggcaagaagaagaacaagaacaagaacaagcaagGGGAAGAAGAGGCCGGCGGCGCTGCGGTGGTGGCGGAGCAGGCGTTCCCGATGGCGATGATGTacggcggcgtgggcggcggaGGAGGGGGAGTGGTAACAGGGGGCTGGACGACGTCGTACCGGGTGGAGATGCTGCACGCGCCGCAGCTGTTCAGCGACGAGAACCCCAACGCCTGCGCCGTCATGTGA